A window of the Vigna angularis cultivar LongXiaoDou No.4 chromosome 3, ASM1680809v1, whole genome shotgun sequence genome harbors these coding sequences:
- the LOC108324169 gene encoding probable methyltransferase PMT6: MGGLALGSAFDSKSGQIIMAALLLMIVSFYIGTLFGNNAPLYVSQLDSHSPSSFPNNVSSNGTAKFSNKVALTYRKTPLVIPETGVDVCPLTFNEYIPCHDLSYVETLAPSLDFSRKEELERHCPPLEKRLFCLAPPPKDYKIPIKWPLSRDYVWRSNVNHTHLAEVKGGQNWVHEKDQFWWFPGGGTHFKHGASEYIERLGHMITNETGDLRSAGVVQVLDVGCGVASFSAYLLPLDIRTMSFAPKDGHENQIQFALERGIGAMIAAMSTKQLPYPSESFEMIHCSRCRIDFHENDGILLNELNRLLRFNGYFVYSAPPAYKTDKDYPVIWDKLMNLTTAMCWRLIARKVQTAIWIKENNESCLLHNAEQKLINICDPADDSKPSWNIQLKNCVQVRNSKTDSYKLPPSHERHSVFSNNLNMIGINQNEFTSDTLFWQEQIGHYWRLMNVKETEIRNVMDMNAYCGGFAVALNSFPVWVMNVVPASMKNTLSGIYDRGLIGTFHDWCEPFSSYPRTYDLLHANYLFSHYKTKGEGCLLADIMLEMDRLIRPLGFVIIRDEEDITSRIQEVGPKFLWDVESKLLENKEKKMETVLICRKKFWAID; this comes from the exons ATGGGGGGTCTTGCATTGGGTTCTGCCTTCGATTCCAAATCTGGGCAGATAATAATGGCTGCTTTGCTTTTGATGATTGTGTCCTTCTATATTGGCACGCTTTTTGGCAACAATGCTCCCCTTTACGTCTCTCAGCTTGATTctcattctccttcttcttttcccAACAATGTCTCTTCTAATG GTACTGCTAAATTCAGTAACAAAGTTGCTCTGACTTACCGGAAAACCCCTCTTGTAATTCCAGAAACAGGGGTGGATGTGTGCCCTTTGACGTTCAATGAGTATATTCCCTGCCATGATCTTTCCTATGTGGAAACTCTGGCCCCAAGTCTTGATTTTTCTAGAAAAGAAGAACTGGAGAGACACTGTCCTCCTCTTGAAAAGCGCTTATTCTGCTTGGCTCCTCCGccaaaagattataaaatacCTATCAAGTGGCCTCTTAGCAGGGATTACGTTTGGCGAAGCAATGTGAATCATACACATCTTGCGGAAGTCAAAGGAGGCCAAAATTGGGTCCATGAGAAGGATCAGTTCTGGTGGTTTCCTGGCGGTGGTACCCATTTCAAGCATGGGGCCTCTGAGTACATAGAGAG GCTAGGACATATGATTACCAATGAGACTGGTGATCTGCGTTCAGCTGGGGTAGTTCAAGTTCTGGATGTGGGCTGCGGTGTGGCTAGTTTTTCAGCATATCTTCTTCCATTGGATATACGAACAATGTCCTTTGCCCCCAAGGATGGTCatgaaaatcaaattcaatttgCATTAGAACGAGGGATTGGTGCAATGATCGCTGCCATGTCCACAAAACAATTACCATATCCTAGTGAGTCATTTGAAATGATTCACTGTTCACGGTGCAGAATAGACTTTCATGAAAATG ATGGGATTTTACTCAATGAGTTGAACCGTCTTCTTCGCTTTAATGGGTACTTTGTTTATTCAGCTCCCCCGGCTTATAAAACAGATAAAGATTATCCTGTCATTTGGGATAAATTGATGAATTTGACTACAGCAATGTGTTGGAGACTTATTGCTCGAAAAGTCCAGACTGCAATATGGATTAAAGAAAATAACGAGTCTTGCCTTTTGCACAATGCAGAGCAAAAGCTTATAAACATCTGTGACCCTGCTGATGATTCCAAACCTTCATGGAATATCCAGCTTAAGAATTGTGTACAAGTGAGAAATTCTAAAACAGATTCTTACAAGCTTCCTCCAAGTCATGAGCGCCATTCAGTGTTTTCTAACAACCTTAACATGATAG GTATAAATCAGAATGAATTTACTTCAGATACTCTCTTCTGGCAAGAACAAATTGGTCATTACTGGAGACTGATGAATGTCAAGGAGACAGAAATTCGCAATGTGATGGATATGAATGCCTATTGTGGTGGATTTGCTGTTGCACTAAATAGCTTTCCTGTTTGGGTAATGAATGTAGTTCCTGCAAGCATGAAGAACACCTTATCTGGAATTTATGACCGAGGATTGATCGGAACTTTTCATGATTG GTGTGAACCATTTTCAAGTTACCCTCGGACATATGATCTTTTGCATGCCAATTATCTCTTCTCCCACTACAAAACAAAAGGGGAAGGTTGTTTGTTGGCGGACATCATGCTGGAGATGGATCGTCTTATACGGCCACTG GGATTTGTTATCATTAGGGATGAAGAAGACATTACCTCAAGAATCCAAGAGGTAGGCCCAAAATTCCTGTGGGATGTGGAATCAAAATTGTTAgagaacaaagaaaagaaaatggaaactGTTCTAATTTGTAGAAAAAAGTTTTGGGCAATCGACTAA